GCCGAATAACCTTCACCGCAAAGTTTCTCTCTATTTGCATTCCCTCCCTTCAATAGAAGACGCTGACTACACCAATCTCATAACCGCTAATGACCAAAGCGACATCGTTTTGCGCCTCGACCCGAACCAAACCATCGAGGACCGCTTCCTCGGGGCCAGACTCTATTGGTTCAACCAAAAAACCGAACCGAACCGGATTTCCTCCTTCGTTCTCCAAATCAGAAAAACTGATAAACGCCGCATCCTCCGCCAGTACCTCCGCCACATCGACACCATCGCCGACGAGATGAACAACCAAAGCAAGCGCCATTTACGGCTGTTCATGAACGCCGGCGCCGGCGGAGGAACACGGTGGAGATCCGTTCCGTTTACTCATCCGGCGACGTTTGAAACGATGGCGATGGAGAAGGATCTCAAGAACAAGATCAAATCAGATCTCGAATCGTTTCTCAAGGCGAAGCAGTATTACCGGAAACTCGGCCGCGCGTGGAAGAGGAGCTATCTCTTGTATGGTGCCTCCGGCACCGGAAAATCGAGCTTCGTCGCCGCGATGGCGAACTTCCTCCGCTACGACGTGTACGACGTGGATCTCTCCAAGATTCGCGGCGATTCGGATCTGAAGTTTCTGTTGACGGAAACGACGGCGAAGTCGGTAATCCTGGTGGAGGATCTGGACCGGTTTATGGAACCAGAATCGGAGACAGCGACGGCGGTTACCGCGTCGGGAATCCAGAGCTTCATGGACGGGATCGTTAGCGCGTGTTGCGGCGAGGAGAGGGTGATGGTGTTCACGATGAACAGCAAGGAGTGCGTGGACCCGAACCTGCTGCGGCCGGGTCGGGTCGACGTCCACATCCACTTTCCGGTGTGCGATTTCTCGGCGTTCAAGACGCTGGCGAGCAGCTACCTCGGCGTGAGGGAGCACAAGCTGTTCGCGCAGGTGGAGGATATTTTCCGGCACGGTGCGACTCTCAGCCCCGCCGAGATCAGCGAGTTGATGATCGCGAACCGGAACTCGCCGAGTCGCGCCATCAAATCGGTGATCGGGGCGCTGCAATCGGACGGTGAAGGGAGAAGATCGTACGCGGATTCAATCGGACGGCGGATAGAGGGTGATGACGTGGACGAAGCGCCCTGTGGTGGGGACGGGTTCTCTACGGTTAAGGATTTAAGGAAGTTTTACGGTTTCTTCAAATTGCGGAACCCCAGAAGAACTCCTCGCCCCATGATAGATAAtgatgaaagatgaaaataaatgttttgaaAACTTTTATCAATTTTGGGGCCAAAGTTTctgttaaaaacaaaaatacctaATGCATTTATTGGCAAGATACTCCCAATCAAAAGTGATTTGCCATGGCatgacaatgtaaaaaaattaaatgatagaaCTAAAAACTTTcttaatgtaaaagaaaattagaaaactaCTCCATTGtgaagttttgtttttcaatttggatgAATGGGGAGTCATTTGTATGGATTTcacattggaaaaaaaaaacaaaaaggtttGCATGTTttgttgtaacaaaaaaaaatgttcacatgtttttgattttttttcccccTCTTTCTCATTGTTTATAAATTGATCTAGGAGCTATGCTTGACATGGGAGAAAAATACGAATTATCATCTTTCTCCTAATACTGAGAAATTGACTAAGAAATACTATATAATTGGCTAACTAGCATTTGGTTGTTTCAATTTCACTATCGGTTCCTCCTGTTGATTAAATggttgtttgttattattttttgagttCACATTTTAACTTTGAAACTTTCCACAGTCAAAAGTCTTGTATCTGATTTATACACTAcggaaaaaatcaaataaaaattactagTAATAGATATCTATTCGAGGCAGTTGAGTAGTGATTCAAGAGTCAACCTGCAAATGAAAAAACtacatttaagaaaaatatgttcATAAAAAAACGTCAAGcatagttaaataattttattatttgctatcactttaaataatatttttactttctaCACCTTCACCCtattaatttaagaatataattttgttataaggAGTGCTTACATAGTTAAATTGTACCCAATGAATACAAAGTTATAGTACATCAATTAACACCATTTttacggataaaaaaataatatcaatttttgtaATCACAATTGTTCCTAAAAATCTCTTTCGCTGGTTAGAGTTAAATCCCACCTCCTAATCAATTGTTCATACTCTTGAGATTCTAAAAAATGATGAGTTTTTGGCTATTTTTGGAAGTATAGGACAATATAGAAAAAGGATTAGAACCAAGGCATTGGCCTTTCGTAGGGAGTTTGGCAAACAAACAACAGAAAGATGAACCATGTAACAATGATAGATGAACTCTCCTGGGAATTGGCTACCGAAAATTATGAATGCCATCTATGTTGCTTTTGATAGAAGATGAATTATGAGTgatgggagaaaaaaaaagtagagagaAATTCAAGAAGTTGAGTGAGATTATTTGAtatgtgtaatatttttttaataaagagaaaaaaagagctTCAAAGCAAGTATATTAGATGAGTTTTGgcccataaaaaaattaaatgagttttcattcttttttttttattgatagataggtggaaaaataattgattttctttccttttctattcaGATGTAAATGTAAGCGTAATGAAATCCCAGGCTCTgtttacttctattttcattttctgtttttatttttaatttataaaattattatcttatttttaatctgtttctttgtttttaaagatttctacagaaaatagtaaaatattttttgttttttctatttattataaaaaatatttgaaaacatgaaacaatttgaaaataacatgttagttttgtaaattaaaagtaaaaaaatgaaaacagaaataaaCAAATCCTTAATTATCATAGATTCTAAAGACAAAATGATACACATTTGTGACACATTCATAACatacaataataaattaataatcataaaaattagGCTTTGTTCAGaatgatttttagtttttagttatgGAAAAAAGgccaaattcaaattttgacta
This region of Glycine max cultivar Williams 82 chromosome 7, Glycine_max_v4.0, whole genome shotgun sequence genomic DNA includes:
- the LOC100787809 gene encoding AAA-ATPase At2g46620, producing the protein MSGYSPMFLVILSVVVGFTIRWFLFKTGLIHTIRIRFPRVVDWFHVYQFLKVPEFNETNMQPNNLHRKVSLYLHSLPSIEDADYTNLITANDQSDIVLRLDPNQTIEDRFLGARLYWFNQKTEPNRISSFVLQIRKTDKRRILRQYLRHIDTIADEMNNQSKRHLRLFMNAGAGGGTRWRSVPFTHPATFETMAMEKDLKNKIKSDLESFLKAKQYYRKLGRAWKRSYLLYGASGTGKSSFVAAMANFLRYDVYDVDLSKIRGDSDLKFLLTETTAKSVILVEDLDRFMEPESETATAVTASGIQSFMDGIVSACCGEERVMVFTMNSKECVDPNLLRPGRVDVHIHFPVCDFSAFKTLASSYLGVREHKLFAQVEDIFRHGATLSPAEISELMIANRNSPSRAIKSVIGALQSDGEGRRSYADSIGRRIEGDDVDEAPCGGDGFSTVKDLRKFYGFFKLRNPRRTPRPMIDNDER